From the genome of Streptomyces sp. V2I9:
CGTCGTCGTCCCCTGCGCCAGCTCCAGGCACACCTCCGCGTCCAGGGTGATCCGGGCGTCGGGGCGTTCGGCGGGGCCGTATCCGTACACCGCGCCCGGCGTCTGCGCCCCCGCGAGCACCGGCCCCGCTCCCCCGCCCACCCGCAGGTGGAACTCGCCCTCGTCGAGCCGGACTTCGAGAACACCCTCCCGCGTGAGTCCGGCGAGGGCTCCGAGCACGGGCAGGGCGAACCAGTGGGCGCGGACCGCGTCCGTGGGGCGGCGCTCGGCGAGGGCGGGCGCGCCCCACGCGGCGAGGGCGGTGAGGACGGGCAGCAGGCCGTGGCCGCGCTCGGTCAGCTCGTAGACCGACGCGCCCGAGGGGGGCGGAAGTTTGCGGCGCAGCGCCAGTCCGCCCTGCTCCATGTCCTTGAGGCGGGAGGCCAGCACGTCGGTGCTGACGCCGGGCAGGTCGGCGTGGAGGTCCGTGTACCGGCGGGGGCCGCCCAGCAGTTCACGGACGATCAGCAGCGTCCACCGGTCGCCCACGGAGTCGAGGGCGCGGGCGGTGGCGTCGAACTGGTCGTAGCTCCGGCGGCGGGCGGGGCGTGCTGGCGGCTGCTGCTGACGTGGCATGCGACGCAGTCTAGACATGTTGTTGGACTTTCCAAGCTCAAGCTTGGTAAAACCAAGTATCGCAATTCGGCTCGGGAGGCAGCGCATGGAGTTCCGGCAGTCCAGCAAGCTCAACGAGGTCTGCTACGAGATCCGGGGCCCGGTCATCGAGCACGCCAACGCCCTGGAGGAGGCGGGCCACAGCGTGCTCCGGCTCAACACGGGCAATCCCGCGCTCTTCGGCTTCGAGGCGCCCGAGGAGATCGTCCAGGACATGATCCGGATGCTGCCGCAGGCCCACGGCTACACCGACTCGCGCGGCATCCTCTCGGCCCGGCGCGCGGTGGTCCAGCGCTACCAGGCGATGGGGCTGACCGAGGTCGGCGTGGACGACGTGTTCCTCGGCAACGGGGTCTCCGAGCTGATCTCCATGGCCGTGCAGGCGCTGCTGGAGGACGGCGACGAGGTGCTGATCCCGGCCCCGGACTTCCCGTTGTGGACGGCGGTGACCACGCTCGCGGGCGGGAAGGCCGTGCACTACGTCTGCGACGAGGAGTCCGACTGGAACCCGGACCTCGCCGACATGGCCGCGAAGATCACCGACCGCACCAAGGCCGTCGTGATCATCAACCCGAACAACCCCACCGGCGCGGTCTACCCGCGCGAGATCCTGGAGGGCATCCTCGATCTGGCCCGGCGCCACGGGCTGATGGTGTTCGCGGACGAGATCTACGACCAGATCCTGTACGACGGGGCCGAGCACCACAGCGCGGCGGTCCTCGCCCCGGACCTGGTCTGCCTCACCTTCAGCGGCCTGTCGAAGACGTACCGGGTGGCCGGCTTCCGGTCGGGCTGGATGGTGGTCTCCGGCCCCCGGCAGCACGCCCGCGACTACCTGGAGGGCCTGACCATGCTGGCCTCCATGCGGCTGTGCCCCAACGCCCCGGCGCAGTACGCCATTCAGGCCGCGCTCGGGGGCCGGCAGTCCATCCGGGAGCTGGTCGCGCCGG
Proteins encoded in this window:
- a CDS encoding helix-turn-helix domain-containing protein produces the protein MPRQQQPPARPARRRSYDQFDATARALDSVGDRWTLLIVRELLGGPRRYTDLHADLPGVSTDVLASRLKDMEQGGLALRRKLPPPSGASVYELTERGHGLLPVLTALAAWGAPALAERRPTDAVRAHWFALPVLGALAGLTREGVLEVRLDEGEFHLRVGGGAGPVLAGAQTPGAVYGYGPAERPDARITLDAEVCLELAQGTTTFVEAVKDGRVEVTGQGPLAAELRGSGPPGRAGA
- a CDS encoding pyridoxal phosphate-dependent aminotransferase — translated: MEFRQSSKLNEVCYEIRGPVIEHANALEEAGHSVLRLNTGNPALFGFEAPEEIVQDMIRMLPQAHGYTDSRGILSARRAVVQRYQAMGLTEVGVDDVFLGNGVSELISMAVQALLEDGDEVLIPAPDFPLWTAVTTLAGGKAVHYVCDEESDWNPDLADMAAKITDRTKAVVIINPNNPTGAVYPREILEGILDLARRHGLMVFADEIYDQILYDGAEHHSAAVLAPDLVCLTFSGLSKTYRVAGFRSGWMVVSGPRQHARDYLEGLTMLASMRLCPNAPAQYAIQAALGGRQSIRELVAPGGRLHEQRDRAWERLNEIPGVSCVKPQGALYAFPRIDPKVHPIVDDEKFVLDLLLREKIQVVQGTGFSWPRPDHFRILTLPHADDLDAAISRIGRFLSGYRQ